The Pelagibius sp. CAU 1746 genomic sequence GTGGAACCGGGCTCGCCGCTCTATACCGTCCATGCCGAGGCGCCGGGCGAACTCGCCTATAGCCTGGACTATGTGGCGGCCAGCCCAGACATCATCGCCGTCGCCGAGGCCACCTGATGGAGCCGTTGCTCGTTGCCCTCGACGAGGAAGATCCTCTGGCTTCACCGTTGGCGGCCGCATTGGGCGCAGAGCGCGCGCAAATGAACCGCAGGAGCTTTCCCGACGGCGAAAGCTATCTGCGCTATGACAGCTCGCCGGCGGGGCGCAGCGTGATTCTCCTTTGCTCCCTCGACCGGCCGGACAGCAAGTTCCTGCCGCTGGCCTTCGCCGCGGCGACGGCGCGCGAGCTGGGCGCCACCTCGGTGGGGCTCGTCGCTCCCTACCTCGCCTATATGCGCCAAGACCGCCGCTTCCAGCCCGGCGAAGCGGTGACCTCCACCTGTTTCGCCGGCCTGGTGAGCCGGGAAGTCGACTGGCTGGTCACCGTGGATCCCCACCTGCACCGCCATCATTCTCTGGCGGAAATCTACAGCGTGCCGGCGGTCACCCTGCACGCCGCTCCGCTGCTCGCGGCGTGGATCCGCGACAATGTCGAGCGGCCACTGCTGATCGGTCCGGACAGTGAGAGTGCGCAGTGGGTGTCGGCGGTTGCCGGGGCCGCTCCGCACGTGGTGTTGGAGAAGGTTCGCCACGGCGACCGCGACGTCGAGATCTCGATCCCGCACGTCGAGCGCTGGAGCGGTTACACCCCGGTACTGGTCGACGACATCGTCTCGAGCGGGCGGACCCTGATCGAAACGCTCGGGCACCTCCGGCGGGCCGGGCTGGCGCCGGCGGTCTGCGTCGCGGTGCACGGTATTTTCGCGGGCGCTGCCTACAGGGAACTGCTCGCCGCAGGCGCCAGCCGGGTCGTGACGACCAACACGCTATGCCATGAGAGTAATGAAATAGATGTGGTGCCGCTCCTGGCGGAAGGGGTCCGCCGGCTGGATGCGGGCTAGGCGCGGTCTGCCGCGGTCCGCGCGGGACAGGCCGCCGAAAAACGGGCCATGGCGGGCAATTCTTCCCTGGGCCATTCGATTTTTGTCGTGAAGACAATAACTTAAGGGGGGGATGGCTGGGGGACCTGGATTCGAACCAGGATTAACCATAACTATCTGATTTCGCAGCCATTTTGGCGAGCGCCGGAAGCCAATGTGTCACACCGTTGTGGCACAGTCCAGTGCCTTTGCCGCAAATGCGATCGTTCCGCGGAATCGCCGATCGAGGGCGCAGGTGCCGGGGTGTGCGGCCCGTTCCCGGAAAGGCGGAGTCCACGGCCGGAGTGCCAGGCGGGGAGGTGCGCACCTCGCATTGATCGAGCTGGGTCATTCGCGGCGGTTCCCTCCGGGCAGTGCTCTGCCTCCGATTGTACCTACGAGCGCCTGGTCGGCAGTGACTTCCGCTGAGGGGTGGAGAGTCGACATCACCTCCGGCCGTTGGCGACTTCCGTCTTTGACCCAAGGCGGAAATTCATTTGCGGGTGGCCTGCCAGAAGGGTGGGCGAAGACTGCCTCTAGATCACGCAGTTCTCCGACAAAAATCTTGTTGAGGAATAGGTCGGAGGATCTGACTTCAGATACCCGAAAGAATTCCAATGGCTCAAACCACCAAGTGGAAGTTGCAGGAAAGTGGTTTGGTTGAAGAACCTTTGCCGGTGCCTGTCAAGCTCCCGTTCATGATTACGGCATGCAGTTCACCGTCAGAGAGCTATCACGAGGACCCGCGCTGAGTAGATTCCGAGGCTATGTCAGTGGTTCGTCGCCTCATAGCCTGCGACGAATGGTGACGACCCTGTCGGCTCGCGGGAAGTGTTCCCCGGTAGACCTAAAGGGATACCCGTTGCCAGCGGAGAACTACCATGTCCCTCGGGACCATCCTGATCGTCATCCTGCTGCTCATGCTTTTGGGTGTCCTGCCCACATGGTCGCATAGCGCCAACTGGGGATACCTGCCGAGCGGCGGGATCGGCCTGTTACTCGTTGTGTTCGTCGTCTTGGTGTTGGTTGGGCGAATCTAGCGGACCGTGGCGCTTGCCTGCGAGTACGTACGGCATTGCTGACTGGCCGCCGCTGTCGGCGAGCCGCTGTCGAGTTACGGCCGGCAGAGAATCCTCGAACCCTCGACCAGGCAGCGAGTGATAATCGCCGGCATGAAACATCGAAAGCGCAGACCATGACGCTGACCAGGAAGTACGGGTTCGCGGCGGTGCCGGATGTCCACCAGGCGAGGGAAAGCACCATTGGACTGACACGCTACCTGACCGTCCTCATGGAAATGCATAGCGGCCGACGGTCGCCTAGGGTGGACTTGGCTTGTGCGAACGATTGGCCCGTTCCGGACCTGGTCACGCGGTGACGCGACGGAACAGCAAAGAAACCTTGTGAGTGTTTTCCGATGCTGTCCGGGAACACAGGCAAGGACTATTTTTGCTCCAGTTGATCTTTAAGACAACGAACAATCATGCTTAGCAGAAGGGGAAACTCAATGCTTACATACAAAATCCTCTCGTGTCTCACTGCTGCCCTGCTCGTCGGCGCCTGTTCCGATCTCGGACCAAGCTTCGTCGTCGGCGGCGATCAGGATAGGGCCAGGGCGCTTGCGCCGGTGGCCGATCCCTTTCAGCAGGCGCTGGTCGACGGCTATACGAAGAATGCCGACGATGAGTACTACCAAGGAAACTACCGCACAGCCGATTTGTACTATCTGAAGGCGATCGCGACGGCGAACGATAAGAACACCGTCATGGAGCAGCCGAACTCCTGGACCGTGGCGACCGGTGATCGCGCCCGGGGGCTGCATGGGGCCGACAAGCAGTCGGCGGAGACCATGCGCGATAACCTGGCGCCTTGGATCGCGGCCAACAGGCAAAGCAATCCACATGCGGCGGCAGCGCAGCAGCTGAAGTACGATTGCTGGATCGAGCAAATGTCCGAGCAGCAATACAATCAGGCAGCCATATGCGGCCCCACCCTGCAGACCGCGGCGGCCCCGGCCCCTGCCGCAGCGCCACCGCCGGCGCCGACAGCTTCACTTTGCATGCAGGATCCTAGCGGCTACAACGAGAGTGGCACGCTTTGCAGGGTCAGCGTCGTTAGGTTCGCCTTCGACCGCTATGGTCTGCTGCAGCCAGGGCAGAACAGCGTCGGCGGCCAGACGGCTGCGGATCAGGACGCGGCGCTCGACCAGATACTGAGCCAGGTGAAGACGATCAAGCCGGCCCGGATCGACGTCATGGGGCGTACCGACTCGAGCGGGACGAATGACTACAATTACGGGCTTTCCGACTGCCGGGCGCGCTCGGTGGTCGCTGCGCTGCGGGCCCGCGGCTTGCCGGCAAGTGTGGAAACCCGGATCATACCCATGGGTCAGACCGACCTGATCCTGCCGACCGGTAACGGTGTCCGTGAAGCGCAGAACCGAGTGGTCTTGGTGGCTTACCAGACCGACCGCAACGCCGCCTTGGCGGCACGGCCTGAAATGGCCCCGAAGCGGGACGCATTCGGGTGCGGCACGTCGCGCCATCCCTTCCCGCCGCTCAACTGAGCAGACTGCACAACTACCCCTCCGGGGCGGGCCGGTTCGCCGGCACGCCCCGGTCTTTGTTTGCGCCGGCCGCGAGGGTTTGGAGCAGGGCGAAGAATTCGGTGAAGGTGACGCAGATCCGCGCCTGGAGGCACCCGATTACTTAGCGTCGGTGGTGGCACTCGGTGCCGGGCCACACGCGCTTTCGCTCGCTTCCCGGAACGTCATCATCCTGCCGCGTTTCTCGTCCCACAAGACGAAGTTCAGGGCGCGAAGGCTTTCAAGGAAGGATAGTGTCGGAACGTCGCAGAACGTTGCGATCCTTTTATGGCATTCCTGGAGCCAGTAGTTCGGGACGCGTGGATTGAGGTGATGGATGTGATGGAATCCGATGTTGCCGGTGAACCACTGAAGGACCTTCGGGAGCCGCAGGTAGGTCGAGCTCTTCAAGGCCGCCGTCGTCGGATCCCAGGCGGCGTGTCGGCTCCACAGCGTTCTCTCCCCGCGGTGCTGTACCGAAAACAGCCAGACACCGATGATCGAAGCGATGACCAGAACCGGGATCTGCACCGCGGCCACACGGTCGTAGCCAAGCAGGAGGCCGAGGCCGCCCAGGGCCAGCACGAGCGCCAGGCTGGTCAGGTGTATCAGCCTGCGTTCCCGCCGCCAGGACTTCGGCATGTCGAAGGGCAGGCGATAGAGCAGGATGAAAATGAACGGCGGCAGCAGGACGTTGGCAACCAGCGGATGCCGTGTCACGCGGTACCACCAACGGCTTCGCGGGCTCAATGCCCGGTACTCCTCGACAGTCAGGCAGGAGGAATAGATGTCGGCCCCGCTCTGGCGGCGGTCGAGATCGTTCCAGACACCGTGATGACCCGCGTGCTGCCGGCGCCAGGACGCATAGGGCGTGAAGGTGAACAGGCTGCAGGCGAGACCGACGGCGTCGTTGGTGAGGCGCGAGCGGAAAAACGCGTGGTGGCCGCAGTCATGCTGAATGATGAAGATACGTACCAGGAAGCCGGCGGCCAGCGGTACGAGAGTGAGCGCCAGCCAGTACGAGACGTCGACGAGAGCATAGATGGCAGCGCAGGATATGCAGAATCCGCCGAACGACGTCACCACTTGGAGGACGCTCTTACGCAGCACGGGGGCTTGGAACTGTGCCAGCTCTCTGGCGATGGTCTTCCGATCGGCCATGGGTCCCACTTGTCATTACGGCGGCGGGGTGGTCACAAGAAGCAGACGAATGAAACGGCCCCGACCCTGGCGTGCAAAACGACGCCGCGGATGATTGCGTTGGCTTTTCGCCGCTGTAAGCACGGTTTTTCTAACGGCATCTCGCTCTCATTCTGCTCTGATGATAGCATATCCAGCAATAATTTAGGTCGCGCTTCTATTGACTTCTTCAATAGCTATACGCCCGGGTGGACGTTCCGAGCGGCAAGCGGGCATAGGTAGTTTCCGAGGGGTGTCGTGGCGTTTCTTGTGTCCGGGATTATCTCCCGGCACCATCGTTGAATGGCGGAGGTTATGCCGTTGACCTGGTTCAATGAAGGAACTCGCATCCGGGCCCGAGGCAGTGCTTGGCCGCGATTGTACGATGAGCCGGTCAGTGACGCGGCCGAGCCACAGGCGTCAGACATGCCGGTGGACCGGTCATTCGGGGCATGGCCGCTGTGTTGACTCGTCGTCAGATCCTCTTCCAGAGTGCCGCAGCGGGCGTGGCACCGCTTCTCAGTCCTGCCTCATTCGCTCACGCCGAGGAGCGGGACACGCTGCGATTTCGTGCCCTTTTGCAAGGGACGTCGATCGGTGAGCATCAGGTTGCTTTCCGTCGCGAGGGCGACCGCTTGACGGTCGAGACGCAGATCGACATCACCGCCCGGTTCCTCTTCTTCGACTTGTTCCGCTTGCAGCACGCGGCACTGGAGGTATGGCTGGGGGATCGACTGGTTTCCGTCACCAGCACAACGAACCACGATGGCGTCCACTTGGAAGTTTACGGCGAGGCGATCGAAGGCGGGTTCCGAATCGTCGGTGAAGGCGGTCCCTTTCTCGCTGCGGGCAACCTCCTGACGTCGAACTCCTTGTGGAACAGCCGGATCGTTCGTGAGACCCGGTTGATTGACGTCCAGCATGGAGGCGAAGTCGGCATGATCGCCCGACTGCTGGGTAACGAGCAGATTGTCACGCAGCAGGGTCTCATAGACGCGAGGCGGTACCAGCTGATAACGCCCTACTATGCCGGCAGCGTGTACTACGACGCCGATGAGCGCTGGGTTAAGGCGCTGGTCGAGTTGAAAGGAGAAACCCTCGAATATGTGCCAGCATCGTAAAGCGGTCCCGAGCG encodes the following:
- a CDS encoding ribose-phosphate pyrophosphokinase, producing MEPLLVALDEEDPLASPLAAALGAERAQMNRRSFPDGESYLRYDSSPAGRSVILLCSLDRPDSKFLPLAFAAATARELGATSVGLVAPYLAYMRQDRRFQPGEAVTSTCFAGLVSREVDWLVTVDPHLHRHHSLAEIYSVPAVTLHAAPLLAAWIRDNVERPLLIGPDSESAQWVSAVAGAAPHVVLEKVRHGDRDVEISIPHVERWSGYTPVLVDDIVSSGRTLIETLGHLRRAGLAPAVCVAVHGIFAGAAYRELLAAGASRVVTTNTLCHESNEIDVVPLLAEGVRRLDAG
- a CDS encoding DUF3309 family protein, whose amino-acid sequence is MSLGTILIVILLLMLLGVLPTWSHSANWGYLPSGGIGLLLVVFVVLVLVGRI
- a CDS encoding OmpA family protein, encoding MLTYKILSCLTAALLVGACSDLGPSFVVGGDQDRARALAPVADPFQQALVDGYTKNADDEYYQGNYRTADLYYLKAIATANDKNTVMEQPNSWTVATGDRARGLHGADKQSAETMRDNLAPWIAANRQSNPHAAAAQQLKYDCWIEQMSEQQYNQAAICGPTLQTAAAPAPAAAPPPAPTASLCMQDPSGYNESGTLCRVSVVRFAFDRYGLLQPGQNSVGGQTAADQDAALDQILSQVKTIKPARIDVMGRTDSSGTNDYNYGLSDCRARSVVAALRARGLPASVETRIIPMGQTDLILPTGNGVREAQNRVVLVAYQTDRNAALAARPEMAPKRDAFGCGTSRHPFPPLN
- a CDS encoding fatty acid desaturase — protein: MADRKTIARELAQFQAPVLRKSVLQVVTSFGGFCISCAAIYALVDVSYWLALTLVPLAAGFLVRIFIIQHDCGHHAFFRSRLTNDAVGLACSLFTFTPYASWRRQHAGHHGVWNDLDRRQSGADIYSSCLTVEEYRALSPRSRWWYRVTRHPLVANVLLPPFIFILLYRLPFDMPKSWRRERRLIHLTSLALVLALGGLGLLLGYDRVAAVQIPVLVIASIIGVWLFSVQHRGERTLWSRHAAWDPTTAALKSSTYLRLPKVLQWFTGNIGFHHIHHLNPRVPNYWLQECHKRIATFCDVPTLSFLESLRALNFVLWDEKRGRMMTFREASESACGPAPSATTDAK
- a CDS encoding DUF6134 family protein, yielding MAAVLTRRQILFQSAAAGVAPLLSPASFAHAEERDTLRFRALLQGTSIGEHQVAFRREGDRLTVETQIDITARFLFFDLFRLQHAALEVWLGDRLVSVTSTTNHDGVHLEVYGEAIEGGFRIVGEGGPFLAAGNLLTSNSLWNSRIVRETRLIDVQHGGEVGMIARLLGNEQIVTQQGLIDARRYQLITPYYAGSVYYDADERWVKALVELKGETLEYVPAS